GATACGTCAGCCTGCTTGTCAGCGCAACATGCTGCGCCGGAGTGCTGCTTTTTGCCGCCGGCCTGCCCCTGCTCACGCAGCAACAGTTTTTGTTCGGCTGGGGGCTGTTGCTGACCTTTGCCCTGTTGCGGCGCGCATCCTTTTTGGATGCCGATCTGCAGCGGATGGCCCTGATGGCCCTCTGTCTGTTCATTTCCCTGCGCTACTGGCTTTTCCGAACTTTTGACACCCTGATCTATACCGGCCCGTTGGATTTTGTCGCCATGATGACCCTGTATCTGGCGGAAACATACGGAATCGCCGTACTTTTTCTGGGGATGTTCGTGAACGCCGCCCCGAAAAAGCGGGTTGCGCCGCCGGTGGATTTCGCTGCTGAGGATCTGCCCACGGTTGATGTGTTCATTCCCACCTACAACGAGCCGCCGGAAATGGTCGCCACCACCGTGACCGCGGCCACCCAGATGGACTACCCGAAAAACAAGCTGAACATCTTCATTCTGGATGACGGCGGGACAGCGCAAAAGCGCATGGACCCGGACCCGAAAACAGCCCTGGCGGCGATCCGGCGTGCGGACACCTTGCGCAACCTGGCCAGGTTCCTGGGAGTCAATTACACCACGCGCGGAAAGAACGACCATGCCAAGGCCGGTAATCTGAACCAGGCCCTGAAGCGGACATCCTTCGGCCTGCTCCAGGACGACTCCGGAACGGCCCGCCTCCAGGTCTCGGAGCCGCAGGGTTTCGGCGACAAAGGGGGAGAACTGATCCTGGTTCTGGACTGCGACCATGTTCCGGCAAAGGACTTTTTGCGCAACACCGTGGGCTTTTTTCAACAGGATCCAAAGCTGTTTCTGGTTCAGACCCCGCATTTTTTCATCAACCCAGACCCGGTGGAGCGGAACCTGGCTCTTGGTGAGAACCTGCCCCAGGAAAACGAGATGTTCTTCGGTTCCGTCCTGCCGGGGCTGGACTTCTGGAATTCGGCTTTCTTCTGTGGCTCCGCAGCCCTGCTGCGTCGCCAACCACTCATCGAGAACGGCGGTATTGCCGGGGAAACCATAACCGAGGATGCGGAAACCGCGATGATGTTGCATGCCAAGGGATTCACCAGTGTCTATCTGGACCGGCCCATGGTTTGCGGTTTGTCGCCGGAAACGTTCGGGGACTTGACTCTGCAGCGCAATCGCTGGGCCCAGGGCATGGTGCAGCTGTTCACCCTGAAAAATCCCCTGCGCAACCGCGGCCTGAGCCTGGCGCAGCGCCTGTGCTACACGAATCTTTGCGGCTA
This is a stretch of genomic DNA from Desulfonatronum thioautotrophicum. It encodes these proteins:
- a CDS encoding glycosyltransferase family 2 protein, with product MTADAKMTLGYVSLLVSATCCAGVLLFAAGLPLLTQQQFLFGWGLLLTFALLRRASFLDADLQRMALMALCLFISLRYWLFRTFDTLIYTGPLDFVAMMTLYLAETYGIAVLFLGMFVNAAPKKRVAPPVDFAAEDLPTVDVFIPTYNEPPEMVATTVTAATQMDYPKNKLNIFILDDGGTAQKRMDPDPKTALAAIRRADTLRNLARFLGVNYTTRGKNDHAKAGNLNQALKRTSFGLLQDDSGTARLQVSEPQGFGDKGGELILVLDCDHVPAKDFLRNTVGFFQQDPKLFLVQTPHFFINPDPVERNLALGENLPQENEMFFGSVLPGLDFWNSAFFCGSAALLRRQPLIENGGIAGETITEDAETAMMLHAKGFTSVYLDRPMVCGLSPETFGDLTLQRNRWAQGMVQLFTLKNPLRNRGLSLAQRLCYTNLCGYWFFGVARIIFFLAPLFYLFFGLLVYNASLPQILGYAVPHIIAAFWLNDYLHGHVRQPFFSELYEAGLSFFNFPAVLGALLRPRAPTFRVTPKDVSLREDSLSPLAKPFYAMVILMLAAYPFALYRWVTDPMQYEAIIFTIAWNSFNLVFILIGLGIVWERRQVRRKHRLRTREEALIWIGVSASADGEPTGQGRTHQEPGHPVKVEDISEDGLGLVVPKHLDIALGTQLLFRARDSYGNDHELALKVVRTQASPGAHRVGCRFQVSDELAFTGITSYVYGDSQRWVDVWGRHRARKRGPVLVSLVALFRVGIRGMHRNLRGVARIWLKTLKENGVATWKRLWETA